A DNA window from Anaerocolumna sp. AGMB13020 contains the following coding sequences:
- a CDS encoding serine hydrolase domain-containing protein produces the protein MSIDLQIDEYIKQKRYRQINSVIVCRDSEIIAERYFNNFDANSRNPIKSVAKSIMSIAAGIALDKGLISSLEERVSKFIPEFNEGRDPFHKMITIKHLLTMSSGIFWNGGVHYHCPMLTQMRHSGDWISHIADCAVVDRPGTKYNYKEWDVILLAKVLDAACGDMFDFINDNLYKLLEIKSDRWYKSNCRVYYSVADGDEGKNESYSNLTARDMLKIGQLFLQNGYYKGKQIISADYIKQAISSSNVNIGYGYLWWRGDNWYACKGYGGQNIFVNPDKSLIVVTQATPTSRGMSYNDIIWFSERLC, from the coding sequence ATGAGCATTGATTTACAGATCGACGAGTATATAAAACAAAAGCGTTATCGTCAGATTAATAGCGTTATTGTTTGCAGGGATAGTGAGATTATAGCTGAACGCTACTTTAATAATTTCGATGCAAATAGTCGTAATCCTATAAAATCGGTTGCAAAAAGTATTATGTCTATCGCTGCTGGTATTGCCTTAGATAAAGGATTGATTTCAAGCTTAGAAGAGCGTGTTTCAAAGTTTATACCAGAGTTTAACGAGGGACGTGACCCTTTTCATAAAATGATTACGATTAAGCATTTACTTACGATGAGTTCGGGCATTTTTTGGAATGGTGGGGTTCATTATCATTGCCCAATGTTAACACAAATGAGGCATAGCGGGGATTGGATTTCACATATTGCAGATTGTGCTGTTGTAGACAGACCTGGTACAAAATATAATTACAAAGAATGGGATGTTATTTTACTTGCGAAAGTACTTGACGCGGCTTGTGGGGATATGTTCGATTTCATTAATGATAATCTTTATAAGCTTCTTGAAATTAAAAGTGACCGATGGTATAAAAGCAATTGTAGAGTTTATTATAGCGTTGCAGATGGTGACGAGGGTAAAAACGAAAGCTATTCAAACCTCACTGCAAGAGATATGTTAAAAATCGGTCAGCTTTTTTTACAAAATGGCTATTATAAGGGTAAGCAAATTATTTCAGCCGATTATATAAAGCAAGCTATTAGCTCATCAAATGTTAATATAGGATATGGGTATTTATGGTGGCGTGGCGATAACTGGTATGCCTGCAAGGGTTATGGTGGGCAAAATATCTTTGTTAATCCAGACAAGTCCTTAATTGTAGTAACACAGGCTACTCCAACTTCAAGAGGAATGAGCTATAATGATATCATCTGGTTTTCTGAGCGCTTATGTTAA
- the proC gene encoding pyrroline-5-carboxylate reductase — protein MKLGFIGCGNMAAAMIGGITANGICSAEDIFASDSYEPALEKARDQLQIKVSGDNKTVVNEADILFLAVKPQYYEAVINEIKDCIQDNQIIVTIAPGKTLDWLSKTFGRSLKIIRCMPNTPALVGEGITGVCSNDLVTVKELELVCGILSGFGKAEVLPEKLMDVVVAVSGSSPAYVFMFIEAMADAAVADGMPRAQAYQFAAQAVYGSAKMVLETGKHPGELKDMVCSPGGTTIEAVRVLEQKGFRSAVIEAMKACTTKSKGL, from the coding sequence ATGAAATTAGGATTTATCGGTTGCGGTAATATGGCAGCGGCTATGATTGGAGGCATAACGGCTAATGGGATTTGCAGTGCAGAAGATATTTTTGCTTCGGATTCTTATGAACCGGCACTGGAAAAAGCCAGGGATCAATTACAAATTAAGGTCAGCGGTGATAACAAGACTGTAGTAAATGAAGCAGATATCCTGTTTTTAGCGGTAAAACCTCAATATTATGAAGCTGTGATTAATGAAATCAAGGATTGTATACAGGATAACCAGATTATAGTAACGATAGCACCCGGTAAAACCCTTGACTGGCTGTCTAAGACCTTTGGAAGATCATTAAAAATTATCCGCTGTATGCCGAATACTCCTGCATTGGTAGGGGAAGGTATAACAGGAGTTTGCAGCAACGACCTGGTAACAGTGAAAGAACTGGAGCTGGTGTGCGGGATATTAAGCGGGTTTGGCAAGGCCGAAGTATTACCGGAGAAACTTATGGATGTAGTAGTAGCTGTAAGCGGAAGTTCCCCGGCTTATGTATTTATGTTTATCGAAGCAATGGCAGATGCAGCTGTAGCAGATGGAATGCCAAGAGCGCAGGCGTATCAATTTGCTGCACAGGCAGTGTATGGAAGTGCTAAAATGGTTCTTGAAACTGGCAAACATCCTGGTGAATTAAAAGATATGGTATGCTCTCCGGGAGGGACTACCATAGAGGCTGTCAGGGTTCTGGAGCAAAAGGGTTTTCGTAGTGCTGTAATTGAAGCCATGAAAGCCTGCACGACTAAATCGAAGGGACTTTAG
- the ppnP gene encoding pyrimidine/purine nucleoside phosphorylase, protein MKFENVDVVKEANVYFDGKVNSRTICFKNGERKTLGFMLAGEYEFATGAEELMEVLGGEMDICLPGESSYTTYKTGENFVVPADSKFEIIVRTYSDYCCSYKEAAK, encoded by the coding sequence ATGAAATTTGAAAACGTGGATGTAGTAAAAGAAGCAAATGTATATTTTGACGGAAAGGTTAACAGCCGGACAATTTGTTTTAAAAATGGAGAGAGAAAAACTCTGGGATTTATGCTGGCAGGTGAGTATGAATTTGCTACCGGAGCTGAGGAACTGATGGAAGTCCTAGGAGGAGAAATGGATATCTGTCTGCCCGGAGAATCCTCCTATACCACTTACAAAACAGGAGAAAATTTTGTGGTTCCGGCTGACTCCAAGTTCGAGATTATTGTAAGAACCTACAGTGATTACTGTTGTTCTTATAAAGAAGCAGCGAAATAA
- a CDS encoding UDP-N-acetylmuramoyl-L-alanyl-D-glutamate--2,6-diaminopimelate ligase, whose translation MQLKKLLEKTEYTLVRGTLDMEILDLVYDSRKVNPGSVFVCIKGFKSDGHDYAREVAEKGARVLVVSEEVEVDGEVTVLRVADTRLALAELSAAYFDHPAAKLKTIGITGTKGKTTTSYMVRSILENAGIKTGLLGTIEVIIGEKVIPAANTTPESYQIQEYFAKMVEEGCEAVVMEVSSQGLMLSRVGGFTFDYGIFTNIEPDHIGPDEHKDFEEYMACKGLLFKQCLVGIANADDSHMEEVLKGHSCKLETYSLEKEADLMACNINLHMMDGSLGVNYDLKGLLNYSVHLNLPGKFNVYNSLTAIAICRHFGIKEENIKKALLSVKVKGRVEPVSISSNFSMMIDYAHNAMSLKSLLTTIKEYEPKRLVCLFGCGGNRSKLRRYEMGEISSNLADLTVVTSDNPRFEEPEEILKDIITGVKKGPGEYIAIIDRKEAIKFCIENARAGDVIILAGKGHEDYQEVKGVKYKMDERDLIRQAVDEIRAEGKVVL comes from the coding sequence ATGCAGCTTAAGAAATTGTTGGAAAAAACTGAATATACACTGGTAAGAGGGACTTTGGATATGGAAATTCTGGATCTAGTATATGATTCCAGAAAAGTAAACCCAGGTTCCGTTTTTGTATGCATCAAAGGTTTTAAGAGTGACGGACATGATTATGCCAGGGAGGTTGCAGAAAAAGGAGCCAGAGTTCTGGTAGTTTCCGAGGAAGTGGAAGTTGACGGTGAGGTTACGGTACTTCGTGTTGCAGATACCAGACTGGCACTCGCAGAGCTTTCAGCAGCCTACTTTGACCACCCGGCAGCAAAGCTTAAGACCATCGGCATTACCGGAACCAAAGGTAAAACTACCACCTCCTATATGGTACGTTCCATCCTGGAAAATGCAGGTATTAAAACAGGACTTCTGGGAACCATAGAAGTCATTATTGGAGAAAAGGTCATTCCGGCAGCCAATACAACCCCGGAATCCTACCAGATTCAGGAGTACTTTGCAAAAATGGTCGAAGAGGGCTGTGAAGCAGTGGTTATGGAGGTCTCTTCACAGGGGTTGATGCTTTCAAGAGTTGGCGGCTTTACCTTTGATTACGGTATTTTTACAAATATTGAGCCGGACCATATCGGTCCCGATGAACACAAGGATTTTGAAGAATATATGGCTTGCAAGGGGCTTCTCTTTAAACAGTGCCTGGTGGGAATTGCAAATGCAGATGATTCTCATATGGAGGAGGTACTAAAGGGACATTCCTGTAAGCTTGAAACTTACAGCCTGGAGAAAGAAGCAGACTTAATGGCTTGCAATATAAACCTTCACATGATGGATGGAAGCCTTGGTGTAAATTATGATTTGAAAGGACTGCTGAACTACTCCGTACATTTAAATCTGCCGGGTAAGTTTAATGTTTACAATTCGCTGACGGCCATTGCCATCTGCAGACATTTTGGAATCAAGGAAGAGAATATAAAGAAAGCTCTTTTATCCGTTAAAGTAAAAGGAAGAGTTGAGCCGGTATCCATATCCTCTAATTTTTCCATGATGATAGATTATGCCCATAATGCCATGTCCCTGAAAAGCCTGCTTACTACCATTAAGGAATATGAACCCAAAAGACTGGTATGCCTTTTTGGCTGCGGCGGTAACCGTTCGAAGTTAAGACGGTATGAGATGGGTGAAATATCATCAAATCTTGCAGACCTTACCGTTGTTACCTCTGATAACCCTAGATTTGAAGAACCGGAGGAAATCTTAAAGGATATCATAACCGGTGTAAAGAAAGGTCCGGGCGAATATATTGCAATCATTGACAGAAAAGAAGCCATAAAATTTTGTATTGAAAATGCCAGGGCAGGTGATGTTATTATCCTTGCAGGTAAAGGCCATGAAGATTATCAGGAAGTAAAAGGCGTTAAATACAAGATGGACGAAAGAGACCTGATTCGTCAGGCTGTTGATGAAATAAGAGCAGAAGGTAAAGTTGTTCTATAA
- a CDS encoding UDP-N-acetylmuramoyl-tripeptide--D-alanyl-D-alanine ligase, with translation MNELKIKEIVLATKGKLLWGNEDINISEVLTNSGKAVAGSLFVPIVGERVDGHDYVQDAFLHGAAACLSHKELPEVEGRACILVEDTLQALQALGTYYREKYPIPVIGITGSVGKTTTKEMVSAALEVSHNVLKTVGNMNSQVGLPIMMLKLKKEHELGVIEMGMSEEGEMARLCSIAQPEAAVMTNIGVSHIAQLKTRENIRKEKMNIINSFVKGNVLVLNGDDDLLGEAALVWEKREIGIDLSPLTAEKLKECQVITYGIQGSYDFTASDIKTIAEETTFRVTYPKTKKDLKTDILSEKLLPDSGIVTETVSEVVVLKVPGIHNVYNALAALAIAWHYGIPVSKAKEGLKNYRPIAMRGQIVSSNGMKIIDDSYNASPDSMKSGIGVLKELEHVTRRIAVLADVKELGEISQQCHYEVGEYIAEVNLDCVVTVGTEARYITKAIQDKKAQIETHSFENNKEAVSFLKGYLKTGDGILVKGSRGMETDEIVKELLQ, from the coding sequence ATGAATGAATTAAAGATAAAAGAAATTGTTCTTGCTACGAAAGGAAAACTACTTTGGGGAAATGAGGACATCAATATTTCGGAGGTATTGACAAATTCCGGGAAAGCAGTAGCAGGTTCTCTCTTTGTCCCTATCGTTGGTGAGAGAGTAGACGGACACGATTACGTTCAGGATGCTTTTTTACATGGAGCAGCAGCCTGTCTGTCACACAAGGAATTGCCAGAGGTAGAAGGCAGAGCCTGCATCCTGGTAGAAGATACCTTACAGGCGTTACAGGCACTTGGCACCTATTATAGAGAAAAATACCCCATACCTGTGATCGGGATTACCGGAAGCGTTGGAAAGACCACGACAAAGGAAATGGTTTCGGCAGCCCTGGAGGTATCCCATAACGTGCTTAAAACCGTAGGAAATATGAACAGTCAGGTAGGGCTGCCCATAATGATGCTTAAGCTTAAGAAAGAGCATGAACTGGGTGTAATAGAGATGGGAATGAGCGAAGAAGGCGAGATGGCTAGGCTTTGCAGCATAGCCCAGCCGGAAGCAGCGGTCATGACCAACATTGGGGTATCTCATATAGCACAGTTAAAAACCAGGGAAAATATCAGAAAAGAAAAGATGAATATTATCAATTCCTTTGTTAAGGGTAATGTTCTGGTTCTAAATGGAGATGACGATCTGCTGGGAGAAGCTGCACTGGTATGGGAAAAAAGAGAGATAGGCATTGACCTGTCCCCCCTAACAGCAGAAAAGCTGAAAGAATGCCAGGTAATAACCTATGGTATACAAGGCAGCTATGATTTTACGGCTTCTGATATTAAAACCATAGCAGAGGAGACTACCTTCCGGGTGACATATCCAAAGACGAAAAAAGATTTAAAGACAGATATCCTGTCCGAGAAGCTTCTGCCTGATAGTGGGATAGTTACAGAAACCGTCTCAGAGGTAGTTGTTCTAAAGGTACCTGGAATTCACAATGTCTATAATGCACTGGCAGCCCTGGCCATAGCCTGGCATTATGGAATCCCCGTAAGCAAAGCAAAAGAAGGACTTAAGAATTACAGACCCATTGCTATGAGAGGCCAGATTGTAAGCTCTAATGGTATGAAAATAATCGATGATTCCTACAATGCGAGTCCTGATTCCATGAAGAGCGGTATAGGTGTATTAAAAGAACTGGAGCATGTCACAAGGCGTATTGCAGTTCTTGCTGATGTAAAGGAACTGGGTGAGATTTCACAGCAATGCCATTATGAAGTGGGTGAATATATTGCCGAGGTAAACCTTGACTGTGTTGTTACGGTGGGAACAGAAGCCCGCTATATCACAAAGGCGATACAGGATAAGAAAGCTCAAATCGAGACCCATTCTTTTGAGAATAATAAAGAAGCAGTAAGTTTCTTAAAAGGTTACTTGAAGACTGGAGACGGTATATTGGTAAAAGGTTCCAGAGGAATGGAGACCGATGAGATTGTAAAAGAGCTATTACAATAG